The window ACCACGAAGGAGCCCTCCCGGAAGTTGTCCGGGGTGATGTCCTCGACCTTCGACGCGTCGAACGACACCATGTCGTCGTTGAGCGGGACGACATAGCCGTGGCCGTTGCCCCAGTACAGGTACGACGTGCCGTCGTCGTCCGTGAAGACCGCCGGGTCGATCATCTGGCCCTTGAGCGAACCGCCCTTCGCCACCAGGGGTTTGCCGAGGGCGTCCTTGAAGGGGCCCGCGGGGGAGTCGGCCACCGCCACACCGATCTGCTGCTCGGCGCAGAAGTAGAAGTAGTACTTGCCGTCGCGCTCGGCGATCGCCGGAGCCCAGGCGTTCCTGTCCGCCCACGACACGTCAGGCCCCAGGTCGAGGATCTCCCCGTGGTCCTTCCAGTGGACGAGGTCCTTCGACGAGAAGGCCTTGAACTTCGTGCCGCTCCAGCCCGGGAAGCCGTCCGTCGTCGGGTAGATCCAGTAACGGCCGTCCAGGTACTGCACGTCGGGGTCGGCGTACAGCCCGGGCAGGACCGGGCTGCGGGCGGGCACGGCCTCCACCGTCCAGGTGCGGGTCGTGCCGTCGGCCGCCGTCACCGTGTACTTCTGGGGTTTGCGGAAGTCACGGCGGGTACCGGACGCCGGGCTCACCCGGGCCCCCTCACCGAGCCACAGCTCCGGCGCGAGCCTCGCCAGGTTCTCGCCCGGCTTCATCGGCAGCACGACCTTCGACGCCGCCTCGGTGACGACCGCGTACCCCTTCTGGTTCTTCACCGTCGCGTCCACGACCGAGGTGCCGGTCGCCGGGTACGCGGCGAGCAGCCGGTCGTACTCGGCCTGCGTCACGGGCATGACCGTGCCGTGCCGCGGACTCGCGGGCAGCTGGTAGTCCTTCGACATCGTCCACCGGCCCGAGTCGAGGTCGGTCGTCTCGAAGGGCACGTAGCCGCGGCCGCCGTACTCGTCGATGAACAGGTACCACTTCTTCTCGGTGTTGGACTTGAAGACCGTCGGGCCCTCGCCCCGGTCGATCGACCCGCTGCCGATGCAGTCCGACACGAAGTCGTACGAGGTGTCCGTGAGGGACGTCGACTTCTCCGCGGTGACGAACTTCGAGCAGGGGCTGGAGGAGGTGGGGTCCCGCTCGTCCTTCGTGTAGCGGTAGTACGTGCCCTTGTGCTTCACGACCGTCGAGTCGATCACCGAGTAGCCGGGGTCGTCCCAGACCTTCGGCTCGCTGAAGGTACGGAAGTCCTTCGTCGTCGCGAACATCATCCTGTTGTACGTCGAGCCGGTGTGGTCCGGGTCGTCGTCGGCGTACAGCTTGGACGCCCAGAAGACGACGAACTCGCCGAGCCTGTCGTCCCAGTAGGCCTCGGGCGCCCAGGTGTTGCCCGCGCTGTCCGGGGAGACCTTCACCAGGCGCTGGTCGGTCCAGTGGACCAGGTCGGTGGACTCCCAGACCATGATCGACTTGCTGCCGCGGCGCTGGACGTCGTCCCAACTGCCGCTGGAGTTCCGGTACATGCGCAGGTCGGTCGCGATCATGTAGAACTTGTCGCCCTCGGGGGAGCGGATCACGAACGGGTCGCGCAGGCCCTTCTCGCCGGTCGTGGAGGTGAGGACGGGCTTGCCGGCGTTCAACTCCCGCCAGTGCAGGGCGTCGTTGCCGCGGCTGAGGGCGTAGCGGATCTGCTCGCCGTCCGCCGTGCCCTCACCGGTGAAGTAGGCGAAGAGGTAGCCGGCGTACTTCTGTTTGTTCACGTGTGGCGCTCCGGGTGGGGCTTCGGGCTGGGCCGCCGGGCTCGGTGGGGCGGCGAGCAGGCTCAGAAGGAGGGCGAACAGCGGGATCAGGAGCGCTCTGACGGTGCGGGGGCGCATGACACATCCTGTGGGGGTCTGGTGGATTCTGTTGGGATGGACTGCCCTCGGAGTGTCACCAGTGGCGGACGGGGGCGTCAATCGGTGGACGCGCGGTCCGGGCGAGCGAAAGTTTCGATTCGTTTCGTGCGGCCCGGCAACCTTCCGCCGCCGGGCGGCGACCAGGGAGCAGAGGCGGGGCCGGGTGAAGGAAGCGGCCCCGGCCCCGCCTCTCGTCCCCGTCCTCCAGGAAAGGAACGACCCCGTGCGTCTCAGCACCGGACGCCACCGCGGAACCCGCACCTTCTCCGTCGCCGCGGCGGTGGCCGTCGCCTCCGGGGCGTGCGGCGTCTTCCTCGGCCTCGCGCCCGACGGAGCCGGCGCCGCCACCTCGGCGGTCACGGTCTCCACCACGGCGCAACTGGAGTCCGCGGTCAGGGACGCGGCAGCCGGCACCCTCATCGAGGTGCGGGGCGGCACGTACCACCCGACGCGGACCCTCGAGTCGGCGGCGAACGGCACCGGTTCGGCCCGGATCACGCTCCGGGCGCACGACGGCGAGAAGGTGCGGATCGACGGCTCGAAGCTCGCCCCCGGGTCGTGGCTGGCCGCGATCGACGGCGACCACTGGACCGTCCAGGACATCACCTGGCAGAACTCCCCGGCCCAGGGCTTCGTCGCCACCTCGTCCGTCGGCGGCGTCTTCGAGAACCTCGTCACCGCCGGCAACGGCGACTCCGGCTTCACCCTGCGCGGTGACGGCACCACGGACAACCTCGTGCGGAACGTGGACAGTCACGGCAACTACGACGCCGCGGGCCACGGCCGGAACGCCGACGGCATCGCCGTGAAGTTCGGCTCGGGCACCGGCAACCGGATCACCGGAGCCCGCCTGTTCGACAACTCCGACGACGGCCTCGACCTGTGGCAGTTCTCCAGCCCGGTCACCGTCGAGCACTCGTCGGCGTACGGGAACGGGAGCAACCGCTGGAAGGACACCGCCTTCGAGGGCGACGGCAACGGGTTCGAACTCGGCGGCGGCGGTGCCTCGGCGGCCCATGTCGTCCGCGACAACGTGGCTCGGGACAACGCCTCCGCGGGCTTCCACTCGGTGAACGGCGAGGCCCGGCTTGTCCGGAACCGCTCCGAGGGGAACGGGGCCGACTGAGCCGGCTTGTGGGGCGCGCCCCCGCCGGTCGTCACCGGCGGGGGCGCTCTCTGTCCGGCCGAGGGGGGCTCAGGCCAGCAGATCCATGCAGTCGAACGACGTCCCCGCGCTGAGGTAGGCGGTCCCGGAGGAGCCGCTGACGATGTTCAGCTTGAGCACGTTGTACTGACTGGTGTCCGTCTTCCAGGCACTCGCCGGGACGTTGTACGTGAACGTGTGGTTGTTGCCCCGGTACGAGCCCGTGGTGAGGGACCGTGTCGAGGGCTGCGACGGCGGCGACGGGATCGCCGACACCCAGTCGTTGACCGTCACCCGCGGGCGTCCGTTGATGTAGGCGTTCGTGACCCCGATGCGCAGGGTGTGCGCCGCGGCGGCCTGTGCCGCGGTCAGCCTGAAGTACACGAGGACGCCGTCGTTGATCCCCGACCAGATGTAGCAGGGGAAGGACGCCGCCTCGTCGCCGCCGCCCATGACGACGTTGCCGGTCCACTTCGCCGCGCGGCTGTCGGACGGATGCGCGTACGTCATCAGGTCCGCGTTCTTGAACTCGCCGGGCGTGCCGTTCCAGTCCCCGAGCCGCCAGATCGTGTTCGCGGTGCTCGGGTCGTTGCCGACGGTGATGCTGTTCAGGGTCGTGGTGCCGCCCGCGCTCACGGTCACCGACGCCGTGTGGACGGCGAGTTCGCCCTTGTGGACGGTCAGCGTGTACGTCCCCGGCAGCATCCCGGGACACGAGAAGGCGCCCGTGCCGGAGGCGGCCCTCGCCCAGTACTGCGCGGCGGAGTTGGCGAATCCGACGGTGTACGCGTGGTCGGCGTCCATGCCCTTGAGGCCGACACCCGCGACCCGGCCGCGCCCCGACCTGCCGACCCATCCGGTGATCCCCAGACCGTCCACCCAGGACGTGTCGAGGTTCGCGTGGAACAGCGACGAGGAGGGTGCCCCGCCGTCGGTGAAACTCAGCACGTACGGGCCCTGCAGTCCGTACCGCTCGGGCTCGGTCTGCGACTGGTTGTAGTGCAGGATCTCGTAGAGCGCGGCGCTGGTGGAGTTGGTGTGCCGCAGCAGGGAGCGGTAGAAGGGCCCGCCGGAGGCCTTCTCGTGGTTGGAGCGCACGAGCCACAGCGCGGCCGAGCCGTTCGTGTAGCCGATGTGGTCGTAGTCGATGACGCGCTTGCCCGAGTAGTGCTTGGAGCGCGTGGTGCCGTCCGGGCGGGAGAAGACGTCCGAGGCCTCGATGACGGTGTCGGACGAGGTCCAGGCGTCGGGGTCCGAGGTGGGGAAGATCCCGGGCCTGAGGCGGACGATGAACCGGGTCGCCGTGAACGACGAGTCGGCCTTGTCCGTCCACAGGTACACGTTGTTCTGGCCGCTGCGGGCCGCGATCCACTGTGTGATCGCCCCGTGCGCGACCTTCACCAGGATCGTCGACTCGGACTGCTCGACGGTGACGGTGGACGCGCCGAGCCCGGTCTCGACGTGCGAGTGCTTGCCCTCGAAGCCCTCGTACTCCTTGCCCTTGTAGACCAGCGAGTTGATGTCGCCGTTCGACTTGGAGACCTTGAGGACCAGCGAGGCGCCGGTGTCGATCACGTAGTGGGAGCCGTCGTCCGAGTAGCCGAACGTCGCGGCCGACGCCGGGGAGAGCAGTCCGGTGCCGACCGCCGCGGCGGTGCCGGCGACGCCCAGGGAGGACGCGGCCAGCAATCGGCGACGGGTGAGGTGCTTGCGGTGCGCGCTCAAGTGCGGTGCTCCTGATGCCGGGTCACGTCACTGGTACGTGATGTTCAGGTGGGGGGAGAGACCTTGCGTCTCATGGTCGCCACCCGCGAGCCCCGGGTTGCCGCGCGGCCGAGGTTTTTTTCGGACCTTCCCGCCCTACGAGTCGCCGTCGTCGGAGTCGGTGCGGGCGAAGTCGCCCGCCACGTCCAGTTCTTCGCCCCCGGCGCGGGCGGTGGCCGTATACGTGTCGTCGCCGGCGTCGCGGCCGCCCCGGTCGTGGTCGTACTGGCCCGCGAACACCCACTCGCCCGGCCACACCGTACGGCCCGGCTTGAGCACCCAGGTGTGGACGAGGAAGCCGTCCTTCTCGCCGACGGTCACCGTGAAGTCTTCCTCGGGCGCGGAACGCCAGGCACCCGCCGAGGTGATCCCACCGGTCTGCTTGACCTTCAGCACGACGGTCAGCGCGGT of the Streptomyces aurantiacus genome contains:
- a CDS encoding family 43 glycosylhydrolase, giving the protein MRPRTVRALLIPLFALLLSLLAAPPSPAAQPEAPPGAPHVNKQKYAGYLFAYFTGEGTADGEQIRYALSRGNDALHWRELNAGKPVLTSTTGEKGLRDPFVIRSPEGDKFYMIATDLRMYRNSSGSWDDVQRRGSKSIMVWESTDLVHWTDQRLVKVSPDSAGNTWAPEAYWDDRLGEFVVFWASKLYADDDPDHTGSTYNRMMFATTKDFRTFSEPKVWDDPGYSVIDSTVVKHKGTYYRYTKDERDPTSSSPCSKFVTAEKSTSLTDTSYDFVSDCIGSGSIDRGEGPTVFKSNTEKKWYLFIDEYGGRGYVPFETTDLDSGRWTMSKDYQLPASPRHGTVMPVTQAEYDRLLAAYPATGTSVVDATVKNQKGYAVVTEAASKVVLPMKPGENLARLAPELWLGEGARVSPASGTRRDFRKPQKYTVTAADGTTRTWTVEAVPARSPVLPGLYADPDVQYLDGRYWIYPTTDGFPGWSGTKFKAFSSKDLVHWKDHGEILDLGPDVSWADRNAWAPAIAERDGKYYFYFCAEQQIGVAVADSPAGPFKDALGKPLVAKGGSLKGQMIDPAVFTDDDGTSYLYWGNGHGYVVPLNDDMVSFDASKVEDITPDNFREGSFVVKRKGTYYFMWSEDDTRSENYHVAYATGPSPVGPWTKKGTILSKRPEYGILGTGHHSVVNTPGTDDWYMVYHRFGLNGPGRAGGDGTHRETTVDRMRFAADGSILPVVPTLESVRPVKR
- a CDS encoding rhamnogalacturonan lyase B N-terminal domain-containing protein, giving the protein MSAHRKHLTRRRLLAASSLGVAGTAAAVGTGLLSPASAATFGYSDDGSHYVIDTGASLVLKVSKSNGDINSLVYKGKEYEGFEGKHSHVETGLGASTVTVEQSESTILVKVAHGAITQWIAARSGQNNVYLWTDKADSSFTATRFIVRLRPGIFPTSDPDAWTSSDTVIEASDVFSRPDGTTRSKHYSGKRVIDYDHIGYTNGSAALWLVRSNHEKASGGPFYRSLLRHTNSTSAALYEILHYNQSQTEPERYGLQGPYVLSFTDGGAPSSSLFHANLDTSWVDGLGITGWVGRSGRGRVAGVGLKGMDADHAYTVGFANSAAQYWARAASGTGAFSCPGMLPGTYTLTVHKGELAVHTASVTVSAGGTTTLNSITVGNDPSTANTIWRLGDWNGTPGEFKNADLMTYAHPSDSRAAKWTGNVVMGGGDEAASFPCYIWSGINDGVLVYFRLTAAQAAAAHTLRIGVTNAYINGRPRVTVNDWVSAIPSPPSQPSTRSLTTGSYRGNNHTFTYNVPASAWKTDTSQYNVLKLNIVSGSSGTAYLSAGTSFDCMDLLA